From one Eptesicus fuscus isolate TK198812 chromosome 21, DD_ASM_mEF_20220401, whole genome shotgun sequence genomic stretch:
- the AKT2 gene encoding RAC-beta serine/threonine-protein kinase isoform X1, whose protein sequence is MNEVSVIKEGWLHKRGEYIKTWRPRYFLLKSDGSFIGYKERPEAPDQTLPPLNNFSVAECQLMKTERPRPNTFVIRCLQWTTVIERTFHVDSPDEREEWMRAIQMVANSLKQRGPGEDPMEYKCGSPSDSSAAEEMEVAVSKARAKVTMNDFDYLKLLGKGTFGKVILVREKATGRYYAMKILRKEVIIAKDEVAHTVTESRVLQNTRHPFLTALKYAFQTHDRLCFVMEYANGGELFFHLSRERVFTEERARFYGAEIVSALEYLHSRDVVYRDIKLENLMLDKDGHIKITDFGLCKEGISDGATMKTFCGTPEYLAPEVLEDNDYGRAVDWWGLGVVMYEMMCGRLPFYNQDHERLFELILMEEIRFPRTLSPEAKSLLAGLLKKDPKQSSHHPSNLRSHLRSTPGTSMMSSLPSPSQSHPRTAMTAWALLTWTSGLTSPSSPTRPASASEQCRPPAHRRHRHRHHHGHAWLPTPPGASSFCVFFFRLFCLHLHPSPLPPISSFQPSAKLLSVDPVALPPGPCLPSLLRPDQDWGDCAAAPGPGLWAAGKILVFDEQVPVGAEVGGLPEAACCVLCRPQMRTALWGSLPCLSSGSEWPGEGTVQPLPTQQRKSSEVQGQAGPSGAAGAEV, encoded by the exons ATGAACGAGGTGTCCGTCATCAAAGAAGGCTGGCTCCACAAGCGTG GTGAATACATCAAGACGTGGAGGCCCCGGTACTTCCTGCTGAAGAGTGATGGTTCCTTCATTGGCTATAAGGAGCGGCCCGAGGCCCCTGACCAGACCCTGCCCCCTTTAAACAACTTCTCCGTTGCGG AATGCCAGCTGATGAAGACGGAGAGACCGCGGCCCAACACGTTTGTCATACGCTGCTTGCAGTGGACCACAGTCATCGAGAGGACCTTCCATGTAGACTCTCCAGATGAGAG GGAAGAGTGGATGCGGGCCATCCAGATGGTCGCCAACAGCCTCAAGCAGCGGGGCCCAGGCGAGGACCCCATGGAATACAAGTGTGGCTCCCCGAGTGACTCTTCTGCAGCTGAGGAGATGGAAGTGGCAGTTAGCAAGGCACGGGCCAAGGTG ACCATGAATGACTTCGACTATCTCAAGCTCCTCGGCAAGGGCACCTTCGGCAAAGTCATCCTGGTGCGGGAGAAGGCCACCGGCCGCTACTACGCCATGAAGATCCTGCGGAAGGAGGTCATCATCGCCAAG GATGAAGTCGCCCACACAGTCACCGAGAGCCGGGTCCTCCAGAACACCAGGCACCCGTTCCTCACT GCGCTGAAGTACGCCTTCCAGACCCATGACCGCCTGTGCTTCGTGATGGAGTACGCCAATGGTGGGGAG CTGTTCTTCCACCTGTCCCGGGAGCGCGTCTTCACGGAGGAGCGGGCCCGCTTTTATGGTGCAGAGATCGTCTCGGCCCTGGAGTACCTGCACTCGAGGGATGTGGTGTACCGCGACATCAAG CTGGAAAACCTCATGCTGGACAAAGATGGCCACATCAAGATCACTGACTTTGGCCTGTGCAAAGAGGGCATCAGTGATGGGGCCACCATGAAAACCTTCTGCGGGACCCCCGAATATCTGGCACCCGAG gtCCTGGAGGACAACGACTACGGCCGGGCTGTGGACTGGTGGGGGCTGGGCGTGGTCATGTACGAGATGATGTGCGGCCGCCTGCCTTTCTACAACCAGGACCACGAGCGCCTCTTCGAGCTCATCCTCATGGAGGAGATCCGCTTCCCGCGCACGCTCAGCCCCGAGGCCAAGTCCCTGCTGGCTGGGCTGCTGAAGAAGGACCCCAAGCAGAG CTCCCACCACCCTTCAAACCTCAGGTCACATCTGAGGTCGACACCAGGTACTTCGATGATGAGTTCACTGCCCAGTCCATCACAATCACACCCCCGGACCGCT ATGACAGCCTGGGCTCTCTTGACCTGGACCAGCGGACTCACTTCCCCCAGTTCTCCTACTCGGCCAGCATCCGCGAGTGAGCAGTGCCGCCCGCCTGCccaccgccgccaccgccaccgccaccaccacggACATGCATGGCTGCCGACGCCGCCGGGGGCTTcgtctttttgtgttttttttttccgtCTTTTTTGTTTGCatctccacccctcaccccttccccccatttcTAGTTTTCAGCCCTCTGCCAAACTCCTCTCAGTGGACCCAGTGGCCCTGCCTCCAGGACCCTGTCTGCCCTCACTTTTGCGCCCAGATCAGGACTGGGGAGACTGTGCCGCGGCCCCAGGACCTGGCCTTTGGGCAGCTGGGAAGATTTTGGTTTTTGATGAACAAGTCCCAGTGGGAGCGGAAGTCGGGGGCCTGCCTGAGGCTGCCTGCTGTGTGCTGTGCCGCCCTCAGATGCGGACAGCGCTCTGGGGCAGCCTTCCGTGCCTGTCCTCAGGCTCCGAGTGGCCTGGTGAGGGGACagtccagcccctccccacacagcAGCGGAAAAGCAGTGAAGTCCAGGGCCAGGCGGGGCCTTCGGGAGCTGCAGGAGCAGAGGTCTAG
- the AKT2 gene encoding RAC-beta serine/threonine-protein kinase isoform X2 has product MNEVSVIKEGWLHKRGEYIKTWRPRYFLLKSDGSFIGYKERPEAPDQTLPPLNNFSVAECQLMKTERPRPNTFVIRCLQWTTVIERTFHVDSPDEREEWMRAIQMVANSLKQRGPGEDPMEYKCGSPSDSSAAEEMEVAVSKARAKVTMNDFDYLKLLGKGTFGKVILVREKATGRYYAMKILRKEVIIAKDEVAHTVTESRVLQNTRHPFLTALKYAFQTHDRLCFVMEYANGGELFFHLSRERVFTEERARFYGAEIVSALEYLHSRDVVYRDIKLENLMLDKDGHIKITDFGLCKEGISDGATMKTFCGTPEYLAPEVLEDNDYGRAVDWWGLGVVMYEMMCGRLPFYNQDHERLFELILMEEIRFPRTLSPEAKSLLAGLLKKDPKQRLGGGPSDAKEVMEHRFFLSINWQDVVQKKLPPPFKPQVTSEVDTRYFDDEFTAQSITITPPDRYDSLGSLDLDQRTHFPQFSYSASIRE; this is encoded by the exons ATGAACGAGGTGTCCGTCATCAAAGAAGGCTGGCTCCACAAGCGTG GTGAATACATCAAGACGTGGAGGCCCCGGTACTTCCTGCTGAAGAGTGATGGTTCCTTCATTGGCTATAAGGAGCGGCCCGAGGCCCCTGACCAGACCCTGCCCCCTTTAAACAACTTCTCCGTTGCGG AATGCCAGCTGATGAAGACGGAGAGACCGCGGCCCAACACGTTTGTCATACGCTGCTTGCAGTGGACCACAGTCATCGAGAGGACCTTCCATGTAGACTCTCCAGATGAGAG GGAAGAGTGGATGCGGGCCATCCAGATGGTCGCCAACAGCCTCAAGCAGCGGGGCCCAGGCGAGGACCCCATGGAATACAAGTGTGGCTCCCCGAGTGACTCTTCTGCAGCTGAGGAGATGGAAGTGGCAGTTAGCAAGGCACGGGCCAAGGTG ACCATGAATGACTTCGACTATCTCAAGCTCCTCGGCAAGGGCACCTTCGGCAAAGTCATCCTGGTGCGGGAGAAGGCCACCGGCCGCTACTACGCCATGAAGATCCTGCGGAAGGAGGTCATCATCGCCAAG GATGAAGTCGCCCACACAGTCACCGAGAGCCGGGTCCTCCAGAACACCAGGCACCCGTTCCTCACT GCGCTGAAGTACGCCTTCCAGACCCATGACCGCCTGTGCTTCGTGATGGAGTACGCCAATGGTGGGGAG CTGTTCTTCCACCTGTCCCGGGAGCGCGTCTTCACGGAGGAGCGGGCCCGCTTTTATGGTGCAGAGATCGTCTCGGCCCTGGAGTACCTGCACTCGAGGGATGTGGTGTACCGCGACATCAAG CTGGAAAACCTCATGCTGGACAAAGATGGCCACATCAAGATCACTGACTTTGGCCTGTGCAAAGAGGGCATCAGTGATGGGGCCACCATGAAAACCTTCTGCGGGACCCCCGAATATCTGGCACCCGAG gtCCTGGAGGACAACGACTACGGCCGGGCTGTGGACTGGTGGGGGCTGGGCGTGGTCATGTACGAGATGATGTGCGGCCGCCTGCCTTTCTACAACCAGGACCACGAGCGCCTCTTCGAGCTCATCCTCATGGAGGAGATCCGCTTCCCGCGCACGCTCAGCCCCGAGGCCAAGTCCCTGCTGGCTGGGCTGCTGAAGAAGGACCCCAAGCAGAG GCTCGGCGGGGGGCCCAGCGATGCCAAGGAGGTCATGGAGCACAGGTTCTTCCTCAGCATCAACTGGCAGGATGTGGTACAGAAGAAG CTCCCACCACCCTTCAAACCTCAGGTCACATCTGAGGTCGACACCAGGTACTTCGATGATGAGTTCACTGCCCAGTCCATCACAATCACACCCCCGGACCGCT ATGACAGCCTGGGCTCTCTTGACCTGGACCAGCGGACTCACTTCCCCCAGTTCTCCTACTCGGCCAGCATCCGCGAGTGA
- the AKT2 gene encoding RAC-beta serine/threonine-protein kinase isoform X4 produces MNEVSVIKEGWLHKRGEYIKTWRPRYFLLKSDGSFIGYKERPEAPDQTLPPLNNFSVAECQLMKTERPRPNTFVIRCLQWTTVIERTFHVDSPDEREEWMRAIQMVANSLKQRGPGEDPMEYKCGSPSDSSAAEEMEVAVSKARAKVTMNDFDYLKLLGKGTFGKVILVREKATGRYYAMKILRKEVIIAKDEVAHTVTESRVLQNTRHPFLTALKYAFQTHDRLCFVMEYANGGELFFHLSRERVFTEERARFYGAEIVSALEYLHSRDVVYRDIKLENLMLDKDGHIKITDFGLCKEGISDGATMKTFCGTPEYLAPEVLEDNDYGRAVDWWGLGVVMYEMMCGRLPFYNQDHERLFELILMEEIRFPRTLSPEAKSLLAGLLKKDPKQSSHHPSNLRSHLRSTPDDSLGSLDLDQRTHFPQFSYSASIRE; encoded by the exons ATGAACGAGGTGTCCGTCATCAAAGAAGGCTGGCTCCACAAGCGTG GTGAATACATCAAGACGTGGAGGCCCCGGTACTTCCTGCTGAAGAGTGATGGTTCCTTCATTGGCTATAAGGAGCGGCCCGAGGCCCCTGACCAGACCCTGCCCCCTTTAAACAACTTCTCCGTTGCGG AATGCCAGCTGATGAAGACGGAGAGACCGCGGCCCAACACGTTTGTCATACGCTGCTTGCAGTGGACCACAGTCATCGAGAGGACCTTCCATGTAGACTCTCCAGATGAGAG GGAAGAGTGGATGCGGGCCATCCAGATGGTCGCCAACAGCCTCAAGCAGCGGGGCCCAGGCGAGGACCCCATGGAATACAAGTGTGGCTCCCCGAGTGACTCTTCTGCAGCTGAGGAGATGGAAGTGGCAGTTAGCAAGGCACGGGCCAAGGTG ACCATGAATGACTTCGACTATCTCAAGCTCCTCGGCAAGGGCACCTTCGGCAAAGTCATCCTGGTGCGGGAGAAGGCCACCGGCCGCTACTACGCCATGAAGATCCTGCGGAAGGAGGTCATCATCGCCAAG GATGAAGTCGCCCACACAGTCACCGAGAGCCGGGTCCTCCAGAACACCAGGCACCCGTTCCTCACT GCGCTGAAGTACGCCTTCCAGACCCATGACCGCCTGTGCTTCGTGATGGAGTACGCCAATGGTGGGGAG CTGTTCTTCCACCTGTCCCGGGAGCGCGTCTTCACGGAGGAGCGGGCCCGCTTTTATGGTGCAGAGATCGTCTCGGCCCTGGAGTACCTGCACTCGAGGGATGTGGTGTACCGCGACATCAAG CTGGAAAACCTCATGCTGGACAAAGATGGCCACATCAAGATCACTGACTTTGGCCTGTGCAAAGAGGGCATCAGTGATGGGGCCACCATGAAAACCTTCTGCGGGACCCCCGAATATCTGGCACCCGAG gtCCTGGAGGACAACGACTACGGCCGGGCTGTGGACTGGTGGGGGCTGGGCGTGGTCATGTACGAGATGATGTGCGGCCGCCTGCCTTTCTACAACCAGGACCACGAGCGCCTCTTCGAGCTCATCCTCATGGAGGAGATCCGCTTCCCGCGCACGCTCAGCCCCGAGGCCAAGTCCCTGCTGGCTGGGCTGCTGAAGAAGGACCCCAAGCAGAG CTCCCACCACCCTTCAAACCTCAGGTCACATCTGAGGTCGACACCAG ATGACAGCCTGGGCTCTCTTGACCTGGACCAGCGGACTCACTTCCCCCAGTTCTCCTACTCGGCCAGCATCCGCGAGTGA
- the AKT2 gene encoding RAC-beta serine/threonine-protein kinase isoform X3 has protein sequence MNEVSVIKEGWLHKRGEYIKTWRPRYFLLKSDGSFIGYKERPEAPDQTLPPLNNFSVAECQLMKTERPRPNTFVIRCLQWTTVIERTFHVDSPDEREEWMRAIQMVANSLKQRGPGEDPMEYKCGSPSDSSAAEEMEVAVSKARAKVTMNDFDYLKLLGKGTFGKVILVREKATGRYYAMKILRKEVIIAKDEVAHTVTESRVLQNTRHPFLTALKYAFQTHDRLCFVMEYANGGELFFHLSRERVFTEERARFYGAEIVSALEYLHSRDVVYRDIKLENLMLDKDGHIKITDFGLCKEGISDGATMKTFCGTPEYLAPEVLEDNDYGRAVDWWGLGVVMYEMMCGRLPFYNQDHERLFELILMEEIRFPRTLSPEAKSLLAGLLKKDPKQRLGGGPSDAKEVMEHRFFLSINWQDVVQKKLPPPFKPQVTSEVDTR, from the exons ATGAACGAGGTGTCCGTCATCAAAGAAGGCTGGCTCCACAAGCGTG GTGAATACATCAAGACGTGGAGGCCCCGGTACTTCCTGCTGAAGAGTGATGGTTCCTTCATTGGCTATAAGGAGCGGCCCGAGGCCCCTGACCAGACCCTGCCCCCTTTAAACAACTTCTCCGTTGCGG AATGCCAGCTGATGAAGACGGAGAGACCGCGGCCCAACACGTTTGTCATACGCTGCTTGCAGTGGACCACAGTCATCGAGAGGACCTTCCATGTAGACTCTCCAGATGAGAG GGAAGAGTGGATGCGGGCCATCCAGATGGTCGCCAACAGCCTCAAGCAGCGGGGCCCAGGCGAGGACCCCATGGAATACAAGTGTGGCTCCCCGAGTGACTCTTCTGCAGCTGAGGAGATGGAAGTGGCAGTTAGCAAGGCACGGGCCAAGGTG ACCATGAATGACTTCGACTATCTCAAGCTCCTCGGCAAGGGCACCTTCGGCAAAGTCATCCTGGTGCGGGAGAAGGCCACCGGCCGCTACTACGCCATGAAGATCCTGCGGAAGGAGGTCATCATCGCCAAG GATGAAGTCGCCCACACAGTCACCGAGAGCCGGGTCCTCCAGAACACCAGGCACCCGTTCCTCACT GCGCTGAAGTACGCCTTCCAGACCCATGACCGCCTGTGCTTCGTGATGGAGTACGCCAATGGTGGGGAG CTGTTCTTCCACCTGTCCCGGGAGCGCGTCTTCACGGAGGAGCGGGCCCGCTTTTATGGTGCAGAGATCGTCTCGGCCCTGGAGTACCTGCACTCGAGGGATGTGGTGTACCGCGACATCAAG CTGGAAAACCTCATGCTGGACAAAGATGGCCACATCAAGATCACTGACTTTGGCCTGTGCAAAGAGGGCATCAGTGATGGGGCCACCATGAAAACCTTCTGCGGGACCCCCGAATATCTGGCACCCGAG gtCCTGGAGGACAACGACTACGGCCGGGCTGTGGACTGGTGGGGGCTGGGCGTGGTCATGTACGAGATGATGTGCGGCCGCCTGCCTTTCTACAACCAGGACCACGAGCGCCTCTTCGAGCTCATCCTCATGGAGGAGATCCGCTTCCCGCGCACGCTCAGCCCCGAGGCCAAGTCCCTGCTGGCTGGGCTGCTGAAGAAGGACCCCAAGCAGAG GCTCGGCGGGGGGCCCAGCGATGCCAAGGAGGTCATGGAGCACAGGTTCTTCCTCAGCATCAACTGGCAGGATGTGGTACAGAAGAAG CTCCCACCACCCTTCAAACCTCAGGTCACATCTGAGGTCGACACCAG ATGA